One region of Hoeflea sp. 108 genomic DNA includes:
- a CDS encoding DUF3137 domain-containing protein, which yields MSASGFMPDEAVIAGIRRDIEAYEAQRKAAIRSVRWRVPVYLGLLVVVVIGLAMVLNLGADPYELWFSTLHIYLYLAAFLASFAVYVLAASTGGNLQASLRDKLLPIAFGFVQDIRLAKNVTPKSFARLPRETIGDFDGSQFDDVISGSYDGFSFELYEASLWQRSGKADVELFDGVVVAFDMVKPFDGVLVATVKTTAVMGFFREMFGGRLTEIKSGLADIDAAYDFRTDTPDAAQPLVSGQMAQALGWLNEVWPGAPARIAINGSDGFLLLPDKRDFFELPPDAVTVDYKTHVEPMIADIATMLATASLVRKIGT from the coding sequence ATGAGCGCATCCGGTTTCATGCCCGACGAAGCAGTCATCGCCGGGATAAGACGAGACATCGAGGCCTATGAGGCGCAGCGCAAGGCGGCAATCCGGTCGGTGCGCTGGCGGGTGCCGGTCTATCTCGGCCTGCTGGTCGTCGTGGTCATCGGATTGGCCATGGTGCTCAATCTTGGCGCCGACCCTTACGAGCTCTGGTTCTCGACGCTGCATATCTATCTCTATCTGGCCGCCTTCCTCGCCTCCTTCGCCGTCTATGTGCTGGCGGCCAGCACCGGCGGCAACCTGCAGGCCTCGCTGCGCGACAAGCTGCTGCCGATCGCCTTCGGTTTTGTCCAGGACATCAGGCTCGCCAAGAACGTGACGCCGAAGAGCTTCGCCAGGCTGCCGCGCGAGACCATCGGCGACTTCGACGGCAGCCAGTTCGACGACGTCATCTCGGGCAGCTATGACGGCTTTTCATTCGAGCTCTACGAGGCGTCGCTGTGGCAGCGCTCCGGCAAGGCCGATGTCGAGCTGTTCGATGGCGTCGTCGTCGCCTTCGACATGGTCAAGCCGTTCGACGGCGTGCTGGTGGCAACGGTGAAGACCACTGCCGTCATGGGCTTTTTCCGGGAGATGTTCGGCGGCCGGCTGACGGAGATCAAGTCGGGCCTTGCCGATATCGACGCGGCCTATGATTTCCGCACCGACACTCCTGATGCCGCGCAGCCGCTGGTTTCGGGGCAGATGGCGCAGGCGCTCGGCTGGCTGAACGAGGTCTGGCCTGGCGCGCCGGCACGCATCGCCATCAATGGCAGCGACGGCTTCCTGCTCCTGCCCGACAAGAGGGACTTCTTCGAGCTTCCGCCCGATGCGGTCACTGTCGACTACAAGACCCATGTCGAGCCGATGATCGCCGATATCGCCACCATGCTGGCGACAGCGTCATTGGTGCGCAAGATCGGCACCTGA
- a CDS encoding SemiSWEET transporter, producing MHPLFEIVGSVAAVLTTLAWLPQILKILRERKTSDISLGTNAALATGISLWIVYGVALGSLPVILSNSVTLLFILAILGLKLRYG from the coding sequence TTGCACCCCCTGTTCGAAATCGTCGGCTCCGTCGCCGCTGTCCTGACCACGCTTGCGTGGCTTCCGCAGATCCTGAAGATCCTGCGCGAGCGCAAGACGAGCGACATCTCGCTCGGCACCAACGCGGCCCTTGCCACCGGCATCTCGCTCTGGATCGTCTACGGCGTGGCGCTCGGCTCGCTGCCCGTCATCCTGTCGAACTCGGTCACGCTGCTCTTCATCCTCGCCATTCTCGGGCTCAAGCTGCGCTACGGCTGA